Part of the Desulfohalovibrio reitneri genome is shown below.
CGGCCGGTGATGTAGTCTTCGGTCTGCTTGTTGCTGGGGCGGGTGAAGAGGGTTTCGGTCTTGTCGGTCTCGATGAGCTTGCCGATGTAGAAGAAGGCGGTCATGTCCGACACGCGGGCGGCCTGCTGCATGGAGTGGGTGACGATGATGATGGTGAACTCCTTCTTCAGTTCGAAGATGAGTTCCTCGATTTTCTGCGTGGCGATGGGGTCCAGGGCGGAGCAGGGTTCGTCCATGAGCAGGATTTCCGGCTCCACCGCCATGGCCCGGGCAATGCAGAGGCGCTGCTGCTGGCCGCCGGAGAGCCCCAGGGCGGAGTCGTTGATGCGGTCCTTGACCTCGTCCCACAGGGCCGCGCCCTTGAGGCTCTGCTCCACGCGCTCGGCGATGAAATTCTTGTCGCTGATGCCGTTGACCTTGAGGCCGTAGGCGATGTTGTCGAACACGGTCTTGGGGAAGGGGTTGGGCTTC
Proteins encoded:
- the pstB gene encoding phosphate ABC transporter ATP-binding protein PstB, producing the protein MGQNIKMEAKDLDFYYGSFKALDSISLEFIENQVTSLIGPSGCGKSTFLRCLNRMNDLIPGTRTEGSLTMDGKDVNDPRMDVVDLRRRVGMVFQKPNPFPKTVFDNIAYGLKVNGISDKNFIAERVEQSLKGAALWDEVKDRINDSALGLSGGQQQRLCIARAMAVEPEILLMDEPCSALDPIATQKIEELIFELKKEFTIIIVTHSMQQAARVSDMTAFFYIGKLIETDKTETLFTRPSNKQTEDYITGRFG